One window from the genome of Arcobacter sp. CECT 8986 encodes:
- a CDS encoding aminotransferase class I/II-fold pyridoxal phosphate-dependent enzyme has product MYSKELNSIKKSNRLRTREIFDDSLIDLASNDYLGLTTNKQLFEDAYKRVLQENYTGPKSSQLVNGYNSIHKEFEELLCKANKFEDAITVGSGFLANISMIEALVRKGDRLFIDEDYHASGILATKLLEKNQIIFFKHNSIEDLKSKYKEFAANKRNIIAIEGVYSMQGDLANKEIFDFADETNSLLIVDEAHSSGVLGDNLLGIFDFYKIKPKQNHIKMGTLGKAYGSYGAYILASSHIIEYLQNRAKAIIYTTAPSLFDISLALQSLKYILANQELIKSKISKNLNIVKDILDIDSNSLIIPINIGDNKKVVELQSKLKEKGFLVGAIRQPTVSSAIIRLIAKIDIKEKDLIEVCQFLKENR; this is encoded by the coding sequence TTGTACTCTAAAGAATTAAATTCCATAAAAAAATCAAACAGATTAAGAACACGAGAGATTTTTGATGATTCTCTTATTGACTTAGCTTCAAATGACTACTTAGGCCTTACAACAAATAAACAACTTTTTGAAGATGCTTATAAAAGAGTATTACAAGAAAATTATACAGGACCTAAATCTTCACAACTTGTAAATGGATATAACTCTATTCACAAAGAGTTTGAAGAACTTTTATGTAAAGCAAATAAATTTGAAGATGCAATAACTGTTGGTTCTGGTTTTTTAGCAAATATATCAATGATTGAAGCCTTAGTTAGAAAAGGTGATAGACTATTTATTGATGAAGATTATCATGCAAGTGGAATACTTGCAACAAAACTTCTTGAAAAAAATCAAATTATATTTTTTAAACATAATAGTATTGAAGATTTAAAAAGTAAATATAAAGAGTTTGCTGCAAATAAAAGAAATATTATTGCGATTGAAGGTGTTTATTCAATGCAAGGGGATTTAGCAAACAAAGAGATATTTGATTTTGCAGATGAAACTAATTCACTTTTGATTGTTGATGAAGCACATTCAAGTGGAGTTTTAGGCGATAATTTACTTGGGATATTTGATTTTTATAAAATAAAACCAAAACAAAACCACATAAAAATGGGAACTTTAGGAAAAGCATATGGAAGTTATGGGGCTTATATTCTAGCTAGTTCACATATAATTGAGTACTTACAAAACAGAGCCAAAGCAATAATTTATACAACTGCTCCATCTTTATTTGATATCTCTTTAGCTTTACAATCTTTAAAATATATTTTAGCAAATCAAGAACTTATAAAATCTAAGATTTCTAAAAACTTAAATATTGTAAAAGATATCTTAGATATTGATTCAAATAGCCTAATCATTCCAATAAATATTGGTGATAACAAAAAAGTTGTTGAACTTCAATCAAAATTGAAAGAAAAAGGCTTTTTAGTAGGTGCAATTAGACAACCAACAGTAAGTAGTGCAATTATTAGATTAATTGCAAAAATAGATATTAAAGAGAAAGATTTAATAGAAGTTTGCCAATTTTTAAAGGAAAATAGATGA
- a CDS encoding carbonic anhydrase produces MKELINGNKRFREKKFPLLKENVEKLVKEGQRPEVLFIGCSDSRVTPDIMLDINPGDMFILRNVGNFVPPFKCDEDYHGSAAAIEYAVSVLNVKHIIVCGHSHCGACQSLYIDIPLEEQKVVHVKKWLELGYEAKKKTLSIIKDKNDKEKLYRLTEKISVTYQLKNLLTYPDVKRRLEDGSLQIHGWYYKLEDGTIECYDQEQEKFKLLEECEDGK; encoded by the coding sequence ATGAAAGAATTAATAAATGGTAATAAAAGATTCAGAGAAAAAAAATTCCCTCTTTTAAAAGAGAATGTTGAAAAATTAGTAAAAGAGGGACAAAGACCTGAAGTATTATTTATTGGTTGTTCTGATAGTAGAGTAACTCCTGATATAATGCTTGATATTAATCCAGGAGATATGTTCATCTTAAGAAATGTTGGAAATTTTGTTCCTCCTTTTAAATGTGACGAAGACTATCATGGAAGTGCTGCTGCAATTGAGTATGCAGTTTCAGTACTAAATGTAAAACATATTATTGTTTGTGGGCATTCACATTGTGGAGCTTGTCAAAGTTTATATATTGATATTCCATTAGAAGAGCAAAAAGTTGTTCATGTAAAAAAATGGTTAGAGTTGGGTTATGAAGCTAAAAAGAAAACTCTAAGTATCATAAAAGATAAAAATGACAAAGAGAAACTTTATAGACTTACAGAGAAAATATCTGTAACTTACCAACTAAAAAATCTATTAACTTATCCTGACGTAAAAAGAAGATTAGAAGATGGAAGTTTACAAATTCATGGATGGTATTATAAACTAGAAGATGGTACTATTGAGTGTTATGACCAAGAACAAGAAAAATTTAAACTATTAGAAGAGTGTGAAGATGGAAAATGA
- the mqnE gene encoding aminofutalosine synthase MqnE, whose amino-acid sequence MSVLEKLKNNERLEFEDAVKLYDLELFELAEYANKIREEKHGKKTYFNINRHINPTNVCKDVCQFCAYSASRKNPNQYTMTHEEILDVVEHSTLNGIKEVHIVSAHNPNTGLQWYLDVFKKIKDKYPSIHVKALTAAEVHFLATEYNLSHEEIINKMLEHGVDSMPGGGAEIFDEKVRKRICGGKVTSQQWLDIHRLWHKNGKMSNATMLFGHIESRENRIDHMLRLRKLQDETGGFNAFIPLVFQTKNNYLKVKQPITGQEILKTYAIARILLDNIANIKAYWATSTIKLALVAQEFGANDLDGTIEKEAIQSAAGAASAHGVQVQQFVDYIKNTGFTPVERDSIYNELKVW is encoded by the coding sequence ATGAGCGTATTAGAAAAACTTAAAAATAATGAAAGATTAGAATTTGAAGATGCAGTAAAACTGTATGATTTAGAACTTTTTGAACTTGCAGAGTATGCAAATAAAATTAGAGAAGAGAAACACGGTAAAAAAACATATTTTAATATCAATAGACACATAAACCCAACAAATGTATGTAAAGATGTATGTCAATTCTGTGCATATAGTGCAAGTAGAAAAAATCCAAATCAATATACAATGACACATGAAGAGATATTAGATGTTGTTGAGCACTCAACGCTAAATGGTATAAAAGAGGTTCATATTGTATCTGCACATAATCCAAATACTGGATTACAATGGTACCTAGATGTATTTAAAAAAATAAAAGATAAATATCCTTCAATACATGTAAAAGCACTAACAGCAGCAGAAGTTCACTTCTTAGCAACTGAGTATAATTTATCACATGAAGAGATTATAAATAAAATGTTAGAGCATGGTGTTGATTCTATGCCAGGTGGTGGTGCAGAGATTTTTGATGAAAAAGTTAGAAAAAGAATCTGTGGTGGAAAAGTTACTTCTCAACAGTGGCTTGATATTCATAGACTTTGGCATAAAAATGGAAAAATGAGTAATGCAACTATGTTATTTGGACATATAGAATCTAGAGAAAATAGAATTGACCATATGCTAAGACTTAGAAAACTTCAAGATGAAACAGGTGGTTTTAATGCATTTATTCCATTAGTTTTTCAAACAAAAAATAACTATTTAAAAGTAAAACAACCTATCACTGGTCAAGAAATTTTAAAAACATATGCAATTGCAAGAATTTTACTTGATAATATCGCTAATATAAAAGCTTATTGGGCAACATCTACAATTAAATTAGCTTTAGTAGCTCAAGAGTTTGGAGCAAATGATTTAGATGGTACAATTGAAAAAGAAGCTATTCAAAGTGCAGCAGGTGCAGCAAGTGCGCATGGTGTACAAGTACAACAGTTTGTAGATTATATTAAAAATACTGGATTTACACCTGTTGAAAGAGACTCAATATACAACGAACTAAAAGTTTGGTAA
- a CDS encoding lysophospholipid acyltransferase family protein yields the protein MKKRIKTFVSIKLIPFIMQLIVRFIYLTNKKVYHHAKIDPNEPIIVAFWHGELLMQPFNYQKLRPTSLVKAIISQHKDGEAITRTVEYLGIGSIRGSSSKGGAKALISTIKELKAKNDVAITPDGPRGPRFSVADGIIAIAKKSNCKIAVFNCKPTKYWQMKSWDKFVVPKPFGTLEFFIQEPFDIKDLEMEEAKALIREKMLINAIK from the coding sequence ATGAAAAAAAGAATTAAGACTTTTGTTTCAATTAAATTAATACCTTTTATTATGCAATTAATAGTTAGATTTATTTATTTAACAAATAAAAAAGTTTATCACCATGCAAAAATTGACCCCAATGAGCCAATTATTGTGGCTTTTTGGCATGGTGAACTATTAATGCAACCTTTTAATTATCAAAAGCTAAGGCCAACTTCATTAGTAAAAGCGATAATTAGTCAACATAAAGATGGCGAAGCTATTACTAGAACTGTTGAGTATTTAGGTATAGGTTCTATTAGAGGTTCATCTTCAAAAGGTGGTGCTAAAGCATTAATTAGTACAATAAAAGAGTTAAAAGCAAAAAATGATGTTGCTATTACACCAGATGGTCCAAGGGGTCCTAGATTTTCTGTTGCAGATGGAATTATAGCAATTGCCAAAAAGAGTAATTGTAAAATTGCAGTATTTAACTGTAAGCCAACAAAATATTGGCAAATGAAATCATGGGATAAATTTGTTGTGCCAAAACCTTTTGGAACTTTAGAGTTTTTTATTCAAGAACCATTTGACATAAAAGACTTAGAAATGGAAGAAGCAAAAGCTTTAATTAGAGAAAAAATGCTAATTAATGCCATAAAGTAG
- the miaB gene encoding tRNA (N6-isopentenyl adenosine(37)-C2)-methylthiotransferase MiaB codes for MGKEESKKLFIQTLGCQMNDTDSQHIAAELKKYKDYDTTDNMEDADLIIINTCSVREKPVQKLFSEIGQFNIKKKDGAKIGVCGCTASHLGKDIIKRAPYVDFVVGARNISKIKDVVDVKGAVEISIDNDESTYEFAPAKTNKYRASVNISIGCDKKCTYCIVPNTRGEEISIPPEMIVEQVKKAVEDGAVEVMLLGQNVNSYGRRFSDKRPKYTFTKLLQDVSKIDGLERIRFTSPHPLHMDDEFIEEFAKNPKISKCIHMPLQSGSTEILRAMKRGYTKEWFLNRAKKLRDLVPNLRITTDIIVAFPGETQEDFEDTLDVVNQVKFDQIFNFKYSPRPETEALNLKDLEIDDEIGSARLTGLIELHKRYLEECMPKLIGSTVNILVESLKPNGEVSGYTDNYLQVFAKGSDDVLGKFVNVKVTDVTRTALKGEIVE; via the coding sequence ATGGGTAAAGAAGAATCTAAAAAATTATTTATTCAAACTCTTGGCTGTCAGATGAACGATACTGACAGTCAACATATCGCTGCAGAACTAAAAAAATACAAAGATTACGATACTACTGATAATATGGAAGATGCAGATTTAATTATTATAAATACATGTTCTGTAAGAGAAAAACCAGTTCAAAAACTATTTTCTGAAATAGGGCAATTTAATATCAAGAAAAAAGATGGTGCAAAAATTGGAGTATGTGGTTGTACTGCAAGTCATCTAGGAAAAGATATTATTAAAAGAGCTCCTTATGTAGATTTTGTAGTTGGTGCTAGAAATATCTCTAAAATAAAAGATGTAGTAGATGTAAAAGGTGCAGTTGAAATATCAATTGATAATGATGAGTCAACTTATGAATTTGCACCTGCAAAAACAAACAAATATAGAGCAAGTGTAAATATCTCTATTGGTTGTGATAAAAAATGTACTTACTGTATTGTTCCTAATACAAGGGGAGAAGAGATATCTATTCCTCCTGAAATGATTGTAGAACAAGTTAAAAAAGCAGTTGAAGATGGTGCAGTGGAAGTTATGCTTTTAGGGCAAAATGTAAACTCATATGGAAGAAGATTTAGTGATAAACGACCAAAATATACATTTACTAAACTTTTACAAGATGTTTCAAAAATTGATGGACTAGAAAGAATCAGATTTACTTCTCCTCATCCTTTACATATGGATGATGAATTTATTGAAGAGTTCGCTAAAAATCCAAAAATTTCAAAATGTATTCATATGCCATTACAAAGTGGTTCAACTGAGATTTTAAGAGCTATGAAAAGAGGATATACAAAAGAGTGGTTTTTAAATAGAGCAAAAAAACTAAGAGATTTAGTTCCTAATTTAAGAATTACTACTGATATTATTGTAGCTTTCCCTGGTGAAACACAAGAGGATTTTGAAGATACTTTAGATGTTGTAAATCAAGTAAAATTTGATCAAATTTTCAACTTTAAATACTCTCCCAGACCTGAAACAGAAGCTTTAAATCTAAAAGATTTAGAGATTGATGATGAAATAGGAAGTGCAAGACTTACAGGTTTAATAGAACTTCACAAAAGATATTTAGAAGAGTGTATGCCAAAACTGATTGGATCGACTGTAAATATTTTAGTAGAGAGTTTAAAACCAAATGGAGAAGTTTCAGGTTATACTGATAACTACTTACAAGTATTTGCAAAAGGAAGTGATGATGTTCTTGGTAAATTTGTAAATGTAAAAGTTACAGATGTTACTAGAACTGCATTAAAAGGTGAAATAGTAGAATAA
- a CDS encoding HP0268 family nuclease, giving the protein MELLFARNELNEKPKKVQLEKIKEELLKTGEKIFYFDRDNSHKDMMALVDALEEEGFNVYFREVKYGLADDEYMYEVHALLIK; this is encoded by the coding sequence ATGGAATTATTATTTGCAAGAAATGAGTTAAATGAAAAACCAAAAAAAGTGCAATTAGAAAAAATTAAAGAAGAGTTATTAAAAACTGGTGAAAAAATCTTCTATTTTGATAGAGATAATTCTCATAAAGATATGATGGCATTAGTTGATGCTTTAGAAGAAGAGGGATTTAACGTATACTTTAGAGAAGTAAAATATGGTTTAGCTGATGATGAGTATATGTATGAGGTACATGCACTTTTAATTAAGTAG
- the nusA gene encoding transcription termination factor NusA, producing the protein MDKIIDILDSIAYEKGLKIEDVEQALKEALIKTAEKMVDPTLNFDAHIDRENKKLELFQKLEVVENDDERLSGNSLDEYNNLINPENFITIDEAKDIDSDLEIGDSVNYDLEFENMGRNAATILHNNFEYKVQRFIEENLVAKYKNKIGKIVNGSVTRIDRAENTFIEIGEVKAILPRKNRIKGETFRVGDNLKAVVKAVKIDKSLGLIIEISRTSPKFLEALLALEVPEIKDERIIVEASARIPGSRAKIALSTTEANIDPIGSVVGVKGVRISSVSKELNGESIDCVEYSTVPEMFLSRALSPAIITSVVIEKEGGYGRNAKATVTIPSDQKSKAIGKSGLNIRLASMLTKTDIELKEIEVKNALGSTFASDETSSENQEKTTDTTDLEALFK; encoded by the coding sequence ATGGATAAAATTATTGATATTTTAGACTCAATTGCTTATGAGAAAGGTCTAAAAATTGAAGACGTGGAGCAAGCGTTAAAAGAGGCGTTAATAAAAACAGCTGAAAAAATGGTAGATCCAACATTAAATTTCGATGCACATATAGACAGAGAAAATAAAAAACTTGAACTATTTCAAAAATTAGAAGTAGTTGAAAATGATGATGAAAGATTATCAGGTAACTCTTTAGATGAGTATAATAATTTAATTAACCCTGAAAATTTTATCACAATTGATGAAGCAAAAGATATCGACTCAGATTTAGAAATCGGTGATAGCGTAAACTATGACTTAGAATTTGAAAATATGGGTAGAAATGCAGCAACAATTTTACATAATAATTTTGAATATAAAGTTCAAAGATTCATAGAAGAAAACCTTGTAGCAAAATATAAAAATAAAATAGGAAAAATTGTAAATGGTTCTGTAACTAGAATTGACAGAGCTGAAAATACTTTCATTGAAATTGGCGAAGTAAAAGCAATATTACCTAGAAAAAATAGAATTAAAGGTGAAACTTTTAGAGTTGGTGATAACTTAAAAGCAGTTGTAAAAGCTGTTAAAATTGATAAATCTTTAGGATTAATTATTGAAATTTCAAGAACTTCTCCTAAATTCTTAGAGGCTTTATTAGCACTTGAAGTTCCAGAAATAAAAGATGAAAGAATTATTGTAGAAGCAAGTGCAAGAATTCCAGGAAGTAGAGCAAAAATTGCACTTTCTACAACAGAAGCAAACATTGATCCAATTGGTTCAGTTGTTGGAGTTAAAGGTGTTAGAATTTCATCAGTTAGCAAAGAGTTAAATGGTGAGAGCATAGATTGTGTTGAGTATTCAACTGTACCTGAAATGTTTTTATCAAGAGCACTATCTCCTGCAATTATAACAAGTGTTGTAATTGAAAAAGAGGGAGGTTATGGAAGAAATGCAAAAGCAACTGTAACTATTCCAAGTGATCAAAAATCAAAAGCAATAGGAAAATCTGGTCTAAACATTAGACTTGCTTCTATGTTAACAAAAACAGATATTGAATTAAAAGAAATTGAAGTTAAAAATGCACTTGGTTCAACTTTTGCTTCAGATGAAACTAGTTCAGAAAATCAAGAGAAAACAACAGATACAACAGATTTAGAGGCACTATTTAAATAA
- the cysS gene encoding cysteine--tRNA ligase: MKTLHLFDSVKKEKLPFEPIKNNDVKIYVCGPTVYDDAHLGHARSAIAFDLLHRVLTANNYNVTMTKNFTDIDDKIIKKMNETNQSLEEITNYYITSYKNDMNELNVLENTLEPKATQNLDIMINMIENLKSKDIAYVISDGVYFDTSKDSEYGNISHRASDENSIARVESNSEKRNPKDFALWKFQKESNEVAYDASFGKGRPGWHIECSAMIDKHLAYKDSEYAIDIHGGGADLLFPHHENEAAQTRCSSKQHLAKYWIHNGFVNIDGEKMSKSLGNSFFLKDVLKSYSGEVIRFYLLSAHYRANFNFNEEDLQSSKRRLDKVYRVKKRVYGVGKSSVNKNFKEDLLNALNDDLNTSIALSLIDDMINKANETLNAEPKNKNFKKELVANLEFIQDVLGIATKDAYKYFQFGISDEQIAEIEELIEQRVEAKKNKDFEKADLIREELSNKNISIMDTPNGVVWEKL, translated from the coding sequence ATGAAAACTTTACATCTATTTGATTCTGTAAAAAAAGAGAAATTACCTTTTGAGCCAATAAAAAATAATGATGTAAAGATATATGTTTGTGGACCTACGGTGTATGATGATGCACACCTAGGTCACGCAAGAAGTGCCATAGCATTTGATTTATTGCACAGAGTTTTAACTGCAAATAATTACAATGTTACAATGACAAAAAACTTTACAGATATTGATGATAAAATCATCAAGAAAATGAATGAAACTAATCAATCTTTAGAAGAGATAACTAACTACTATATTACTTCATATAAAAATGACATGAATGAATTAAATGTCCTAGAAAATACATTAGAACCAAAAGCTACACAAAACCTAGATATTATGATTAATATGATAGAAAATCTTAAAAGTAAAGATATCGCTTATGTAATTAGTGATGGAGTATATTTTGATACATCTAAAGATTCTGAGTATGGAAATATAAGTCATAGAGCAAGTGATGAGAACTCAATTGCAAGAGTTGAATCTAATAGCGAAAAAAGAAATCCTAAAGATTTTGCACTTTGGAAATTTCAAAAAGAGAGTAATGAAGTTGCTTATGATGCCTCATTTGGAAAAGGAAGACCAGGTTGGCATATTGAATGTTCTGCCATGATTGATAAACATCTTGCTTATAAAGATAGTGAATATGCTATTGATATTCATGGTGGTGGTGCAGATTTACTTTTTCCACATCATGAAAATGAAGCAGCACAAACTAGATGTTCATCAAAACAACACCTTGCAAAATATTGGATACACAATGGTTTTGTGAATATTGATGGAGAGAAAATGAGTAAATCTTTAGGTAACTCATTTTTCTTAAAAGATGTATTAAAATCATATAGTGGTGAAGTTATTAGATTTTATCTATTAAGTGCACATTATAGAGCTAATTTTAACTTTAATGAAGAAGATTTACAATCAAGTAAAAGAAGATTAGATAAAGTTTATAGAGTTAAAAAAAGAGTATATGGTGTTGGAAAATCTTCTGTAAATAAAAACTTCAAAGAAGATTTACTAAATGCTTTAAATGATGATTTAAATACATCAATTGCCTTATCATTAATTGATGATATGATAAACAAAGCAAATGAAACACTAAATGCTGAACCAAAAAATAAAAACTTTAAAAAAGAACTTGTAGCAAATTTAGAATTCATCCAAGATGTTTTAGGTATTGCAACAAAAGATGCCTATAAATATTTTCAGTTTGGTATTTCAGATGAACAAATAGCTGAAATAGAAGAACTAATAGAACAAAGAGTTGAAGCTAAAAAAAATAAAGATTTTGAAAAAGCTGATTTGATTAGAGAAGAGTTAAGTAACAAAAATATTTCTATAATGGATACACCAAATGGTGTTGTATGGGAAAAACTATAA
- the rpsR gene encoding 30S ribosomal protein S18: protein MAEKRKYGKKYCKYTEMKIDFIDYKNTDLLKLSMSERGKIMPRRLTGNSKNAQEMVEKAIKRARHMALVPYIVDTKNVTDAAHIK, encoded by the coding sequence ATGGCAGAAAAAAGAAAATACGGAAAAAAATATTGTAAATATACTGAGATGAAAATTGATTTCATTGATTATAAAAACACTGACTTATTAAAGTTATCAATGAGTGAAAGAGGTAAAATTATGCCTAGAAGACTTACAGGTAACTCTAAAAATGCTCAAGAAATGGTTGAAAAAGCAATTAAAAGAGCTAGACATATGGCATTAGTTCCATATATTGTTGATACAAAAAATGTAACTGACGCAGCACACATTAAATAA
- a CDS encoding single-stranded DNA-binding protein, with the protein MYNKIVMVGNLTRDIELRYLPSGAAIAKSAIATSYRYKTSTGEQKEEVCFLDFNIFGRSAEVANQYLRKGSKVLLEGRLVLEQWTAQDGSNRSKHSLRVDTMKMLDTKSDAQSMQGNGGMDNGYNNSYSQPQQNQYNAPSNPQNDYGQKNNYGGMNTQAQAPEHKIPEIDIDEDEIPF; encoded by the coding sequence ATGTATAATAAAATAGTAATGGTAGGAAATCTTACAAGAGATATAGAACTTAGATATTTACCAAGTGGAGCAGCAATAGCTAAATCTGCAATTGCTACTAGTTACAGATATAAAACATCAACTGGAGAGCAAAAAGAAGAGGTATGTTTTTTAGATTTTAATATCTTTGGAAGATCTGCAGAAGTTGCTAATCAATATTTAAGAAAAGGTTCTAAAGTTTTATTAGAAGGTAGACTTGTATTAGAGCAATGGACTGCACAAGATGGTAGTAACAGAAGTAAACACTCATTAAGAGTCGATACTATGAAAATGTTAGATACTAAATCTGATGCACAATCTATGCAAGGTAATGGTGGAATGGATAATGGTTATAACAATAGCTATTCTCAACCACAACAAAACCAATATAATGCACCTTCAAATCCTCAGAACGATTATGGTCAAAAGAATAATTATGGTGGTATGAACACTCAAGCGCAAGCTCCTGAGCATAAAATACCTGAAATAGATATTGATGAAGACGAAATACCTTTCTAG
- the rpsF gene encoding 30S ribosomal protein S6 → MSKLKHYETMFILKPTLTEEETKAQIELVKSNIEKNGGEVVSFDDMGTRQLAYEIEKNKRGYYFVIYFKAPANAILELERNYRINEQILRFIFIKYESKKEITAWTKMSDEAAKKAN, encoded by the coding sequence ATGTCAAAATTAAAACATTATGAAACAATGTTTATTTTAAAGCCTACTTTAACTGAAGAAGAAACTAAGGCTCAAATTGAGTTAGTTAAATCTAACATTGAAAAAAATGGTGGTGAAGTTGTATCATTCGATGATATGGGAACTAGACAATTAGCTTATGAAATTGAGAAAAATAAAAGAGGTTACTATTTCGTAATTTATTTTAAAGCTCCTGCTAATGCTATCTTAGAATTAGAAAGAAATTACAGAATCAATGAGCAAATCTTAAGATTTATTTTCATTAAATATGAAAGCAAAAAAGAGATTACAGCTTGGACAAAAATGAGTGATGAGGCAGCTAAAAAAGCTAACTAA
- the holA gene encoding DNA polymerase III subunit delta, producing the protein MYKKEFDNLLNQNKKFDAYMFYGQSTFLIDYYTNLVANSIATKEDIQRIYYDDYNFKYIKDQLLQSSLFSSNNLIIVKTEKKLPKTEVTELIHACNINPDSTIIFSCMNDADFKAMGGYFTTKTNSVSVRMFAPFTNEAIKLLENEAKKIGLEFDVSALNHLFFMHRQDLSLCFNDLKKLSVVDKRVTTSLVNSHCFGIGNVSFEDFLNDLIMGNDISEELQILLEEGMNEIYLLNQITSFVQQLFMISAYTRAFGAPNAKEILGFVPPKNIWEKKTKLAISIKPEIFQKMFEFLLNLELEIKSTRINKQNLFLQASLRKFTVMFR; encoded by the coding sequence ATGTATAAAAAAGAATTTGATAACTTATTAAACCAAAACAAAAAGTTTGATGCGTATATGTTTTATGGGCAATCAACTTTCCTTATAGATTACTATACTAACTTAGTTGCAAATAGTATTGCAACAAAAGAAGATATTCAAAGAATCTATTATGATGATTATAATTTTAAGTATATCAAAGACCAATTATTGCAATCTTCTTTATTCTCTTCAAATAATTTAATAATTGTAAAAACAGAGAAAAAACTTCCTAAAACTGAAGTTACTGAATTAATTCATGCTTGTAATATCAATCCTGATTCTACTATTATATTTTCTTGTATGAATGATGCTGATTTTAAGGCAATGGGTGGATATTTTACTACAAAAACAAATTCAGTTAGTGTTAGAATGTTTGCACCTTTTACAAATGAAGCAATAAAACTACTAGAAAATGAAGCAAAAAAAATAGGTTTAGAGTTTGATGTTTCTGCTTTAAATCATCTATTCTTTATGCATAGACAAGATTTGAGTTTATGTTTTAATGACTTGAAAAAATTATCAGTTGTGGATAAAAGAGTTACTACTTCTTTAGTTAACTCTCATTGTTTTGGTATAGGAAATGTCTCTTTTGAAGACTTTTTAAATGACTTAATAATGGGAAATGATATTTCAGAAGAGTTACAAATATTATTAGAAGAAGGAATGAATGAAATTTATTTATTAAATCAAATTACATCATTTGTTCAACAACTATTTATGATAAGTGCTTACACAAGAGCATTTGGTGCACCAAATGCAAAGGAGATTTTAGGTTTTGTTCCTCCTAAAAATATTTGGGAAAAGAAAACAAAATTAGCAATCTCAATCAAACCAGAAATCTTTCAAAAAATGTTTGAATTCTTACTAAATTTAGAGTTAGAAATCAAATCTACAAGAATAAACAAACAAAATCTATTTTTACAGGCAAGTCTAAGAAAATTCACAGTTATGTTTAGATAA
- the fliW gene encoding flagellar assembly protein FliW, with the protein MYEVKIPILGFDNINKMNIKQLDDDFFILELDKNDDTNMYLLSSNSIKSFDIDVDDEHLNKLQIDDKTKISIYYSVVINSPISNSVVNLGAPIIVNEDKKIMGQCIINSGYLFGTLEEISTL; encoded by the coding sequence TTGTATGAAGTAAAAATACCTATATTAGGTTTTGATAATATAAATAAAATGAATATAAAACAATTAGATGATGATTTTTTTATACTTGAACTTGATAAAAATGATGATACAAATATGTATCTTCTATCTTCAAACTCTATTAAAAGCTTTGACATTGATGTTGATGATGAACATTTAAATAAACTTCAAATTGATGATAAAACAAAAATTTCTATATACTACTCAGTAGTTATAAATAGTCCTATTTCAAATTCAGTAGTAAATTTAGGTGCCCCAATTATCGTAAATGAAGATAAAAAGATAATGGGACAATGTATTATTAATTCAGGTTACTTATTTGGTACACTTGAAGAGATTAGTACTTTATAG